A window of Rufibacter sp. LB8 contains these coding sequences:
- a CDS encoding sensor histidine kinase, producing the protein MLETPSEVVTVLLAGTAILLLLVFFIVSFLFIYQKRQLLHIKEKQQLKLDYERAINESQLEIQEETLRYVGRELHDNIGQILSLVKLHLHDSQNPDQVGHAKDLLSGAIADVRGLSKTLNTDWAEDISLPELLSRELDKLEKSNVLKTEFLYDGFDCPLHSKNKLIVFRVFQESLNNCIKHAQATWVTVNFHLAEGEESCILEITDNGVGFEPAQASAGSGLTNMRKRMEVIQGQVEIVSRLQRGTRVEVRFPCQQTTTAPPLHEQN; encoded by the coding sequence ATGCTTGAGACGCCCTCAGAAGTTGTCACCGTCTTACTAGCGGGCACCGCCATTCTGCTGCTGCTGGTCTTTTTCATTGTGTCTTTCCTGTTCATTTACCAGAAACGGCAGCTGCTGCACATCAAAGAGAAACAGCAGCTCAAGCTGGACTATGAACGGGCCATCAATGAGTCACAGCTGGAGATACAGGAAGAAACCCTGCGCTACGTGGGCCGTGAGCTGCATGACAACATTGGCCAGATTCTCTCCCTGGTAAAACTGCACTTGCATGATTCGCAGAACCCAGACCAGGTGGGCCACGCCAAAGACCTGCTCTCCGGGGCCATTGCCGACGTGCGCGGGCTCTCCAAAACGCTCAACACAGACTGGGCCGAAGACATCTCCCTGCCCGAGCTGCTTTCACGGGAACTGGACAAGCTGGAGAAAAGCAACGTGCTCAAAACCGAGTTCCTCTATGACGGCTTTGACTGCCCGCTGCACAGCAAAAACAAGCTCATTGTGTTTCGGGTGTTTCAGGAAAGTCTCAACAACTGCATCAAGCACGCGCAGGCCACCTGGGTCACCGTGAATTTCCATTTGGCAGAAGGGGAAGAATCCTGTATCTTGGAGATCACAGACAACGGCGTGGGCTTTGAGCCGGCGCAGGCGTCTGCGGGCTCTGGCCTCACCAACATGCGCAAACGCATGGAGGTCATACAGGGCCAGGTAGAGATTGTTTCCCGGCTCCAGCGCGGCACCCGTGTAGAAGTTCGATTCCCGTGTCAGCAGACCACCACTGCCCCACCGTTACATGAGCAAAATTGA
- a CDS encoding LuxR C-terminal-related transcriptional regulator: MSKIEIVIADDHKLFAQGLANILNKDPDLEVKAIFNDGRSMIDYLQNQKAQVALIDLNMPLFNGESTLARMNEVGLACKKIVITMYADEGLLKSCISLGIDAYLLKDQEPDTVIQTIKEVVGGTYQFKHYLPTTADTQKEAFKDDFVNAYKLSKREVEVLQLVIKGLTSGEIADKLFLSVFTVETHRRNIHQKLKVKNTAELVKLAMQQKLVEQLPLSSS; this comes from the coding sequence ATGAGCAAAATTGAGATTGTCATAGCCGATGACCACAAACTGTTTGCCCAAGGCCTGGCCAACATCCTGAACAAGGACCCTGACCTGGAAGTGAAAGCTATTTTCAATGATGGCCGGTCCATGATTGACTACCTGCAGAACCAGAAAGCCCAGGTGGCGCTCATAGACCTCAACATGCCCCTGTTCAACGGCGAAAGCACGCTGGCCAGAATGAATGAGGTGGGCCTTGCCTGCAAGAAAATAGTGATCACCATGTACGCCGATGAAGGCCTGCTCAAGAGCTGCATCTCCCTGGGCATTGACGCCTACCTGCTCAAAGACCAGGAGCCCGACACCGTGATCCAGACCATTAAAGAAGTGGTGGGCGGCACCTACCAGTTCAAACACTACCTGCCCACCACGGCAGACACCCAGAAAGAAGCGTTTAAAGATGATTTCGTGAATGCCTACAAGCTGTCTAAGCGTGAGGTGGAGGTGTTGCAACTGGTGATCAAGGGCCTTACCAGCGGCGAGATCGCAGACAAGCTGTTTCTGTCTGTGTTCACGGTAGAGACGCACCGCCGCAACATTCACCAGAAACTCAAGGTCAAGAACACCGCCGAATTGGTGAAACTGGCCATGCAGCAGAAACTAGTGGAGCAGCTTCCGTTGTCCTCAAGCTAA
- a CDS encoding STAS/SEC14 domain-containing protein codes for MPLTLPQVYFESPCITICFDADERLGMAVWTGHVNGQELREALLLCTHVTDHYKLTRWLADNRKMKAFTPDDQQWMADNIVPHIINSSLRRMATLVSEDEEQVAALEQLVQRAGTLPDLSLRDFTDEEEARQWLMQD; via the coding sequence ATGCCCTTAACGCTCCCGCAGGTCTATTTTGAAAGCCCGTGCATTACCATTTGTTTTGATGCCGATGAGCGTTTGGGCATGGCAGTCTGGACCGGGCACGTCAATGGCCAGGAACTGCGCGAGGCGCTGCTGCTCTGCACGCACGTGACAGACCACTACAAACTCACCCGCTGGCTAGCCGACAACCGCAAGATGAAGGCCTTCACCCCAGATGACCAGCAATGGATGGCCGACAACATTGTACCCCACATCATAAACAGTTCCTTGCGCCGCATGGCCACCCTGGTCTCTGAAGACGAAGAACAGGTAGCTGCCCTTGAACAACTGGTGCAGCGGGCCGGCACCCTGCCAGACTTGAGCCTGCGCGATTTCACAGATGAGGAAGAAGCCCGCCAGTGGCTTATGCAAGACTAA
- a CDS encoding STAS/SEC14 domain-containing protein, with protein MTITYFQNHGVTITYDEQQQLGIAEWNGFLNGQEFREAITACLQLMEEHKPLRWLGDNRKMKAMRQADQEWFVTEIMPKLHASSLLRNAVVVSEDFFNRAAVEQMYKRAAGLGDLVTREFQTRLDALQWLSEAALPRAQEQQQG; from the coding sequence ATGACTATAACCTACTTTCAGAACCACGGGGTAACCATTACCTATGATGAGCAGCAGCAGCTGGGCATTGCAGAATGGAACGGTTTTCTCAATGGCCAGGAATTCAGGGAAGCCATTACCGCCTGCCTGCAACTCATGGAAGAGCACAAACCCCTGCGGTGGCTGGGCGACAACAGAAAGATGAAGGCCATGCGCCAGGCAGACCAGGAATGGTTTGTGACGGAAATCATGCCCAAGCTGCATGCCAGTTCCCTGCTCCGGAACGCGGTGGTGGTGTCTGAGGATTTTTTCAACAGGGCAGCCGTAGAACAGATGTACAAACGCGCCGCCGGCCTGGGAGATCTGGTCACCAGGGAGTTCCAAACCCGGCTAGACGCGCTGCAGTGGCTGTCAGAAGCGGCCTTGCCCCGGGCCCAGGAGCAACAACAAGGCTAA
- a CDS encoding Hsp20/alpha crystallin family protein: protein MKLIKDKKFLHNIAQFIDITNTLGGGIAQPQVKVDKREKGAVLQVLLPGVHAEQFQVTLDKNQLTVAAFVQSEPNPATHIPLFHHNFLLPPHIDYQRLRVEHAGAELRVIMPYLPKGPRVLPIEQL, encoded by the coding sequence ATGAAACTGATAAAAGATAAAAAGTTCTTACATAACATAGCGCAGTTCATAGACATCACCAATACGTTGGGTGGTGGTATTGCGCAACCCCAGGTAAAGGTAGACAAGCGCGAAAAAGGAGCGGTGCTGCAAGTCTTGCTGCCAGGCGTGCACGCCGAACAGTTCCAGGTTACCTTAGATAAAAACCAACTCACGGTGGCGGCTTTTGTGCAAAGCGAGCCAAACCCGGCCACGCACATCCCGTTGTTCCATCACAACTTTTTGTTGCCGCCGCACATAGATTATCAGCGGCTGCGGGTGGAGCATGCAGGGGCCGAGTTGCGGGTGATTATGCCGTATTTGCCCAAAGGCCCACGCGTGTTGCCCATAGAACAGCTGTAA
- a CDS encoding Hsp20/alpha crystallin family protein: protein MLLTKKGVVMAIQRTGSGFEDFMPQSFSSMLDRFFQDSVNSRERMNRFQPLVDTCETQDGYQIDVALPGLKKEDITLDVRQGQLTISGERQFKKEEKDKKYHLIESQYGTFSRSFQLPDTIDPERIEAVFEEGILHVTVPKDERKTATRRIEVRDGSAHTVQLSQDNTLRTASKKNGTPSLNGEKKEPQTLTQNGQ from the coding sequence ATGCTCTTAACCAAGAAAGGAGTTGTTATGGCTATCCAGAGAACAGGAAGCGGCTTTGAGGACTTCATGCCGCAATCCTTCAGCAGTATGTTGGACCGCTTTTTCCAGGATTCAGTGAATTCCAGGGAGCGCATGAACCGGTTCCAGCCTTTAGTAGACACCTGTGAAACCCAAGACGGGTACCAGATTGACGTGGCCTTGCCCGGTCTCAAGAAAGAAGACATTACCCTAGACGTTAGGCAAGGGCAACTGACCATCTCCGGTGAACGGCAGTTCAAGAAAGAAGAGAAGGACAAGAAGTACCACCTTATTGAGAGCCAGTACGGCACATTCTCGCGGTCTTTCCAACTCCCCGACACCATTGACCCGGAGCGCATAGAAGCGGTTTTTGAGGAAGGCATTTTGCATGTGACCGTCCCGAAAGACGAACGCAAGACCGCCACCCGCCGCATTGAGGTGCGGGACGGCAGCGCCCACACGGTGCAGCTGTCGCAAGACAACACCTTGCGCACCGCCTCTAAAAAGAACGGCACCCCTTCTTTGAACGGCGAAAAGAAAGAGCCGCAGACGCTCACTCAAAACGGCCAGTAA
- a CDS encoding SH3 domain-containing protein yields MKRIILLSAMLLMQVMFVFAQEPATHVNTNKVGMYRQPDAKGEVMRLLNVEDEIKVVRKLNSDWSLVQIDGEGGYVLNAYLKARKGKKATAAKAAADASRASL; encoded by the coding sequence ATGAAACGTATTATCCTTCTTTCTGCCATGCTGTTAATGCAAGTAATGTTTGTATTTGCGCAAGAGCCCGCCACCCATGTGAACACCAACAAAGTAGGAATGTACCGTCAGCCAGACGCTAAAGGTGAAGTAATGCGCCTCTTGAACGTGGAAGACGAAATCAAAGTAGTGCGCAAGCTCAACAGTGACTGGTCTTTGGTCCAGATTGACGGCGAAGGCGGGTATGTGCTCAACGCGTATCTCAAAGCCAGGAAAGGCAAGAAAGCCACAGCCGCCAAAGCCGCCGCAGATGCTTCCAGAGCCAGCCTTTAA
- a CDS encoding GNAT family N-acetyltransferase: protein MHPSLQIHEITDLRQMLAQFPLIQYLNPKMTPARYQELLEQMLPHRYHMVGVFAADACVGLSGFWLGTKLYSGPYLEVDNFVVHEAYRSKGVGKLLLDWLTAHAQNQGCETMMLDAYVVNHAAHKFYLREGFVIKGFHFLKSL from the coding sequence ATGCACCCTTCCTTACAGATTCATGAAATCACGGACCTCCGGCAGATGCTGGCGCAGTTCCCGCTTATTCAATACCTGAACCCCAAGATGACGCCGGCCCGCTACCAGGAACTGCTGGAGCAAATGCTGCCGCACCGCTACCACATGGTGGGTGTTTTTGCCGCCGATGCCTGCGTGGGGTTGTCGGGGTTTTGGCTGGGCACCAAACTCTACAGCGGGCCTTACCTGGAGGTGGACAATTTTGTGGTGCATGAGGCGTACCGGTCCAAGGGTGTAGGCAAACTTTTGCTGGATTGGCTCACCGCCCACGCCCAAAACCAAGGCTGTGAAACCATGATGCTGGATGCGTACGTGGTTAACCACGCCGCCCATAAATTCTACCTGCGTGAAGGGTTTGTGATCAAAGGCTTCCATTTCCTGAAAAGCCTCTAG
- a CDS encoding alpha/beta fold hydrolase produces MKPLLLLHGALGAQNQFDPLLPLLPAQLPVYTFNLPGHGGTVLPEGPFQMKTFVAKLLAWLEEKNLPPVNVFGYSMGGYVALEAARQQPDKFAALFTLATKFAWYPESARHETSRLNPEVLQQKVPAFAQALQDRHAPQDWAEVMRKTAQMMLDLGQNPVLTHEALQQILVPVRVAVGDRDQMVTLEETLHAYQNLPQAQLQVFPDTKHPLEQVHWPQLAQALLHFFNYA; encoded by the coding sequence ATGAAACCTCTTTTGCTCCTGCATGGCGCGCTGGGTGCCCAGAACCAGTTTGACCCTTTGCTGCCGTTGTTGCCTGCCCAGTTGCCGGTGTACACGTTCAACTTACCCGGGCACGGTGGCACTGTTTTGCCGGAAGGTCCTTTTCAGATGAAGACGTTTGTAGCGAAGTTGTTGGCGTGGCTGGAAGAGAAAAACCTGCCCCCAGTGAATGTTTTTGGCTACAGCATGGGTGGGTACGTTGCCCTGGAGGCCGCCCGGCAGCAGCCAGACAAGTTTGCAGCCCTTTTCACGCTGGCCACCAAATTTGCATGGTACCCAGAAAGTGCCCGGCATGAAACCAGTCGCCTGAACCCCGAGGTCCTTCAGCAGAAAGTGCCCGCCTTTGCCCAGGCGCTCCAAGACCGGCATGCCCCGCAAGACTGGGCCGAGGTGATGCGGAAAACGGCGCAGATGATGCTGGACCTGGGCCAGAACCCGGTGCTTACCCATGAGGCGTTGCAGCAGATTTTGGTGCCGGTGCGCGTAGCCGTGGGCGACCGTGACCAGATGGTGACCCTGGAGGAAACTCTACACGCTTACCAGAATCTGCCCCAAGCCCAGTTGCAGGTTTTTCCAGACACAAAACACCCATTGGAGCAAGTACACTGGCCGCAGTTGGCCCAGGCGCTGCTCCATTTTTTCAATTATGCGTAA
- a CDS encoding septal ring lytic transglycosylase RlpA family protein — MLTFPRFFSFFGLALLLWLTSCSASKPAFGERGYTETGKASYYSDKLKGNKMANGDRYQPGKKTAAHKKLPFGTRVKVVNPTNGKSVKVKITDRGPFVSGRIIDLSKYAAKKLDMMGAGVTPVEMKVLKPARKK, encoded by the coding sequence ATGCTTACTTTCCCCCGCTTTTTCTCCTTTTTTGGCTTGGCCTTACTGTTGTGGCTAACGTCTTGCTCCGCCAGTAAACCCGCTTTTGGCGAACGTGGCTACACCGAAACCGGTAAGGCTTCTTACTACTCAGACAAACTCAAAGGCAACAAAATGGCCAACGGCGACCGCTACCAACCCGGCAAGAAAACGGCGGCGCACAAGAAACTCCCCTTTGGCACGCGGGTGAAAGTGGTGAACCCCACCAACGGCAAATCTGTGAAAGTGAAAATCACCGACCGTGGCCCGTTTGTGAGCGGCCGCATCATTGACCTCTCCAAATATGCCGCCAAAAAACTGGACATGATGGGCGCAGGCGTCACCCCCGTAGAGATGAAAGTGCTCAAACCCGCACGTAAGAAATAG
- a CDS encoding head GIN domain-containing protein — MKKTFALLFTLLLCTCAFTGFAQNDKIEGNGKISTQTRQVGTFTVLSISGGFEVVLTQGNTESLKLEADENVLPRITSEVENGVLRISSKNIRNAKRLKAYVTVRDLNSLRLAGGIKLRGTNTLTGGTLKFEFAGGIDVQMALQVKELVADVAGGTNITLTGQAQTVRLDLAGASTFKAADLKTEVFTLDAAGASHAEVHVTKQLNVDAAGIVSVDYKGSPKINHSGMGKVRPM; from the coding sequence ATGAAAAAGACCTTCGCCCTGCTGTTCACCTTGCTCCTCTGCACCTGCGCTTTTACAGGCTTCGCCCAGAATGACAAAATAGAAGGCAACGGAAAAATCTCTACCCAAACCAGGCAAGTGGGCACCTTTACCGTCCTGAGCATTAGTGGCGGCTTTGAGGTGGTGCTCACCCAAGGCAACACCGAAAGCCTGAAACTGGAGGCCGATGAAAACGTGCTGCCCCGCATTACCTCTGAGGTGGAGAACGGCGTGCTGCGCATCAGTTCCAAGAACATCAGAAACGCCAAGCGCCTCAAAGCCTACGTCACCGTGCGCGACCTCAACAGCCTGAGACTGGCCGGCGGCATTAAACTGAGAGGCACCAACACGCTTACCGGCGGTACCCTGAAGTTTGAATTTGCCGGCGGCATAGACGTACAGATGGCCCTGCAGGTGAAAGAACTTGTAGCCGATGTGGCCGGTGGCACCAACATCACCTTAACCGGACAAGCCCAAACCGTGCGCCTGGACCTGGCCGGGGCTTCCACCTTTAAAGCCGCGGACCTCAAAACCGAAGTTTTCACCCTGGACGCCGCTGGTGCCAGCCACGCCGAAGTGCATGTGACCAAGCAACTAAACGTAGACGCCGCCGGCATTGTAAGCGTGGACTACAAAGGATCACCCAAAATCAACCACTCTGGCATGGGCAAAGTGAGACCAATGTAA
- a CDS encoding DUF3667 domain-containing protein, which translates to MAKHRRKYPVCTNCEFAFTETQPDNFCPKCGQENHDLNVPFQHVALELLEGTVHYDSKFWTTVKYLLFYPGRLTNEFHRGRRMGYVPPIRLYVFISFLFFFLLSVRVGQIKGGEQVLGSQLRKFPMQVDSLMVKAGPQATDSLRRNLEQNDLKMDSLLVADSQEELINFSTLDSIPPHASTAQLNAALTTFEVTNHTWFTRGVLQKFADFQRLTKKELVLKALKYLSIMMFVLMPLFALVLKLVFFRARRFYMEHLMFSIHLHSFLFMVMSVYLLLQFLHLPLDLEGWFFLLGLLYLFLGLKRVFKRSNLRTFGNMGLVLLLYSLVGLTTLTLGLVVSVAF; encoded by the coding sequence ATGGCCAAGCATCGGCGGAAATACCCTGTCTGCACCAATTGCGAATTCGCGTTCACAGAAACCCAACCAGATAATTTCTGCCCCAAGTGCGGGCAGGAGAACCATGACCTGAACGTGCCGTTCCAGCACGTGGCCCTGGAACTGCTGGAAGGCACGGTACACTATGACTCCAAGTTCTGGACCACGGTCAAGTATCTGCTCTTTTACCCGGGCAGACTCACCAATGAGTTCCACCGCGGCCGGCGCATGGGCTACGTGCCGCCCATCAGGCTGTATGTGTTCATCAGTTTCCTGTTTTTCTTTCTGCTGTCTGTGCGCGTTGGCCAGATTAAAGGTGGAGAGCAAGTCTTAGGAAGCCAATTAAGAAAGTTTCCAATGCAGGTAGACAGCCTCATGGTGAAGGCCGGACCTCAAGCGACAGATTCCCTCCGGAGGAACCTGGAACAGAACGATCTCAAGATGGACAGTCTCTTGGTGGCAGATTCACAGGAAGAACTAATTAATTTTTCAACGCTGGACAGCATTCCGCCGCATGCCTCCACCGCTCAGTTAAACGCTGCCCTTACAACGTTTGAGGTTACTAATCACACTTGGTTTACGCGCGGGGTCTTACAGAAATTCGCTGATTTTCAGCGGTTAACTAAAAAAGAACTGGTCTTAAAGGCGCTCAAATATCTGTCAATCATGATGTTTGTGCTTATGCCGCTGTTCGCGCTGGTGCTCAAGCTGGTGTTCTTCAGAGCCCGTCGGTTTTACATGGAGCACCTCATGTTCAGCATTCACCTGCACAGCTTTCTGTTCATGGTCATGAGCGTGTACTTGCTGCTGCAGTTTCTGCACCTGCCGCTGGATCTGGAAGGCTGGTTTTTCTTGCTAGGGCTGCTGTACCTGTTCCTGGGCTTGAAACGCGTGTTTAAGAGAAGCAATCTGCGCACCTTCGGGAATATGGGCCTGGTGCTGTTGTTGTACTCGTTGGTGGGCCTGACCACGTTGACGCTGGGCTTGGTGGTAAGCGTGGCGTTTTAG
- a CDS encoding M56 family metallopeptidase has product MTPQNLVFDLLPQAVMHALGWTLLHSLWQGALLAVVLAAVLALMHRHSAATRYYVAGAGLVVLLGLAVITFLQVYEPNGGAYLMNHAEGAAGSVTATVSLPDAEASSGYFASVWAQSQAYFNQHLPAVVALWLLGMVMMGLRLLGGWAYVQRLKTYRTRPVPEAWQHKAQELSRQLGITQLVRVVESAMVKVPLVIGHFKPIVLLPIGALTGLSTAQIEAVLAHELAHVHRRDYLMNLLQSLVETLFFFHPAVWWISDCVRTEREHACDDLAIALCGDSLTYAYALTTLEELTMKKNEKSPRMAMAFSGRRRSLLSRITRVVQKSTLRPSFSEGFLASCAVIAGVLVFSASAWAKYPAKMEKWSLRSRLPPP; this is encoded by the coding sequence ATGACTCCTCAGAACCTCGTCTTTGATCTGTTGCCGCAGGCCGTCATGCACGCCCTGGGCTGGACCCTGCTGCACTCTTTGTGGCAAGGCGCGCTTCTTGCCGTGGTGCTGGCGGCGGTGTTGGCGCTCATGCACCGGCATTCGGCGGCCACGCGCTACTACGTAGCCGGGGCCGGGCTGGTGGTGTTGCTGGGTCTTGCCGTTATCACATTTCTACAAGTGTATGAACCGAATGGCGGCGCCTATCTGATGAACCACGCCGAAGGTGCTGCGGGAAGTGTTACCGCCACCGTGAGTTTGCCAGATGCTGAGGCTTCCAGCGGCTATTTCGCTTCTGTCTGGGCGCAGAGCCAGGCGTATTTCAACCAGCATTTGCCGGCCGTGGTGGCGCTCTGGCTTCTGGGCATGGTCATGATGGGGCTGCGTTTGCTTGGTGGCTGGGCGTACGTGCAGCGGCTCAAGACCTACAGAACCCGTCCCGTACCCGAGGCCTGGCAGCACAAAGCGCAAGAACTGAGCCGCCAGCTGGGCATTACGCAGCTGGTGCGCGTGGTGGAGTCTGCCATGGTGAAAGTGCCCTTGGTGATCGGTCATTTCAAACCCATTGTGCTGCTGCCCATTGGTGCCTTAACCGGCCTTTCCACGGCGCAGATTGAAGCTGTGCTGGCCCATGAACTGGCCCACGTGCACCGCCGCGACTACCTCATGAACCTGTTGCAGAGCCTGGTGGAAACCTTGTTTTTCTTTCACCCGGCCGTGTGGTGGATCTCAGACTGCGTGCGCACCGAGCGCGAGCACGCCTGTGATGACCTGGCCATTGCTCTCTGCGGCGATTCGCTCACTTATGCCTATGCCTTAACCACCTTAGAAGAACTCACCATGAAAAAGAATGAAAAATCGCCCCGTATGGCTATGGCGTTTTCTGGCCGCCGCCGCTCCCTGCTGAGCCGCATCACCCGCGTGGTGCAGAAATCTACTTTAAGACCTTCGTTTTCTGAAGGCTTTCTGGCCAGCTGCGCCGTGATTGCAGGTGTGCTGGTGTTCTCGGCCAGTGCCTGGGCTAAGTACCCTGCCAAAATGGAGAAGTGGTCACTGAGAAGCAGACTGCCCCCGCCATAA
- a CDS encoding BlaI/MecI/CopY family transcriptional regulator gives MENKTPLKPTDTELEILQILWQHGPCTVRLVNEEQNKTKETGYTTTLKLLQIMFEKNLVTRDEESRSHLYQAAVTEEDTQKHLLDRFLDTTFRGSAMKLVMQALGNRKTTSAELDQIRNLLKKLEDDSSEPRL, from the coding sequence ATGGAGAACAAGACCCCATTGAAACCAACGGACACCGAGCTGGAGATATTACAGATTCTCTGGCAGCACGGCCCCTGCACAGTGCGCCTGGTGAACGAAGAACAGAACAAAACCAAGGAAACCGGCTACACCACTACCCTCAAGCTGCTGCAGATCATGTTTGAGAAAAACCTTGTCACCCGTGACGAAGAAAGCCGGTCGCACCTCTACCAAGCCGCCGTCACCGAGGAAGACACGCAGAAACACTTGCTGGACCGCTTTTTAGACACCACGTTCCGGGGATCGGCCATGAAACTGGTCATGCAAGCCCTGGGAAACCGAAAAACCACCTCAGCAGAACTAGACCAAATCAGAAACCTTTTAAAGAAACTGGAAGATGACTCCTCAGAACCTCGTCTTTGA
- the arfB gene encoding alternative ribosome rescue aminoacyl-tRNA hydrolase ArfB, with the protein MLPDLTTELAFQTSRSSGPGGQNVNKVASRVEVWFHIANSALLSQEQKDLLLEKLSGKLNKEGFLHLASQEDRSQLANKELVVAKLYETLEKALHRPKPRKKTRPSKSAVQKRLASKQKQGQKKANRRAGPSDE; encoded by the coding sequence ATGCTACCAGACTTAACCACAGAATTGGCGTTCCAGACATCAAGGAGCAGCGGGCCGGGCGGGCAGAACGTGAACAAGGTGGCCAGCCGCGTGGAAGTGTGGTTCCATATTGCGAACTCGGCGCTGCTGAGCCAGGAACAGAAAGACCTGCTGCTGGAGAAACTGAGCGGAAAATTGAACAAAGAAGGATTTCTGCACCTGGCCAGCCAGGAAGATAGAAGCCAGCTCGCCAACAAAGAATTGGTGGTAGCCAAGCTCTATGAAACGCTAGAAAAAGCATTGCATCGGCCCAAACCTAGAAAGAAAACCAGACCTTCTAAGTCAGCGGTGCAGAAACGTTTGGCTAGCAAACAGAAACAAGGCCAGAAGAAAGCCAACCGCCGCGCCGGGCCGTCAGATGAGTAA
- a CDS encoding DUF481 domain-containing protein, giving the protein MFCFLLFVFRAPAQILNVEKVRVERDSSNYFTGKLGVNLNLFNRPVGREGQTDHFIGLNGVGNIGYVSEHNTYLLLGSYNYVRLRGETQIETGYVHGRVTFQRKKRLSYEAFGQVQYDYNRGLELRALGGAGIRFAVVRKENIRFNVGTGLMYEHERWRNLQEDFYLKKHIPKLSNYASVRWPVNPFLEVSTIHYYQVGYDQPDGMMRHRFSGDVSVTMKINTRFQLVNTFSHSYENRPLVPIPNYLYSLNNGIQVSF; this is encoded by the coding sequence TTGTTTTGTTTTCTGCTGTTTGTATTTCGGGCGCCAGCCCAGATTCTGAATGTGGAGAAAGTGCGGGTGGAACGGGATTCCTCTAACTATTTCACGGGCAAGCTGGGCGTGAACCTCAACCTGTTCAACCGCCCCGTGGGCCGTGAAGGCCAGACCGATCATTTCATTGGCCTGAACGGCGTGGGCAACATTGGCTACGTGTCTGAGCACAACACGTATCTGCTGTTAGGCTCCTACAACTACGTGCGCCTGCGCGGCGAAACCCAGATAGAAACCGGTTACGTGCACGGGCGCGTCACGTTCCAGCGCAAGAAGCGGCTGTCGTATGAAGCCTTCGGGCAGGTGCAGTATGACTATAACCGGGGCCTGGAACTCAGGGCTTTGGGTGGCGCGGGCATCAGGTTTGCGGTGGTACGAAAAGAGAACATCAGGTTTAACGTGGGCACCGGCCTAATGTACGAGCATGAGCGCTGGCGCAACCTGCAGGAAGATTTCTACCTCAAAAAACACATTCCCAAGCTCTCTAATTACGCCAGCGTGCGGTGGCCGGTGAATCCGTTTCTGGAGGTGAGCACCATTCATTACTACCAGGTGGGCTATGACCAGCCAGACGGCATGATGCGGCACCGCTTCTCGGGCGATGTGTCGGTGACCATGAAGATTAACACGCGGTTCCAGCTGGTGAACACGTTCAGCCATTCCTACGAGAACCGACCGCTGGTGCCCATTCCCAATTACCTCTACAGCCTCAATAACGGCATTCAGGTCAGTTTCTAA